One genomic window of Longimicrobiaceae bacterium includes the following:
- the ricT gene encoding regulatory iron-sulfur-containing complex subunit RicT has protein sequence KQIGVRDEAAQLGGVGRCGRQLCCATWLREIKPISLQLAKDQNLSLNPQQISGTCGRLMCCLTYEHDAYLQARKRFPREGRTIRTTVGAERVVGIDIWRSLVTLQDENRQRRTIDLAQLKEETVAQPAAAAPATHDKPQLPTPAETQRPVRRPRRGPERRPD, from the coding sequence AAGCAGATCGGCGTGCGCGACGAGGCGGCCCAGCTGGGCGGCGTGGGGCGCTGCGGCCGGCAGCTGTGCTGCGCCACCTGGCTGCGCGAGATCAAGCCCATCTCGCTGCAGCTGGCCAAGGACCAGAACCTGTCGCTGAACCCGCAGCAGATCTCCGGCACCTGCGGCCGGCTGATGTGCTGCCTCACGTACGAGCACGACGCCTACCTCCAGGCGCGCAAGCGCTTCCCGCGCGAGGGGCGGACCATCCGCACCACCGTGGGGGCGGAGCGCGTGGTGGGCATCGACATCTGGCGCTCGCTGGTGACGCTGCAGGACGAGAACCGCCAGCGCCGCACCATCGACCTGGCGCAGCTGAAGGAAGAGACGGTGGCGCAGCCCGCCGCGGCGGCGCCCGCGACCCACGACAAACCGCAGCTCCCCACCCCGGCCGAGACGCAGCGCCCCGTGCGCCGCCCGCGCCGCGGCCCGGAGCGGAGGCCCGATTGA